In Haloterrigena alkaliphila, a single genomic region encodes these proteins:
- a CDS encoding NADP-dependent oxidoreductase translates to MGAAHNRQWRLAELPTGEPTADNFELTEDPIPEPGPKEVLVRSEYLSVDPYMRGRMRDSESYADPWPVGEPMRARAVGTVVESNHAAFEAGDTVLGNLYWAEYAVVDGTALETVNTGTAPVSTALHVLGMPGRTAYVGTVDVGEVEPGDTVVVSAAAGAVGSVAGQIARIAGCRVVGITGRDEKADWLTNDLGFDAAINYRTTDDLSAAVADACPRGVDLYFENVGGEVTDAVMDHLVDHSRVAVCGKIALYNAEEGDDRLRGPRRLHQRTRTRVEGFIVSDHADRFDHINARLRRWVEEDRLQYRETVTDDIENAADAFLGLFDGTNIGKQLVRIDAD, encoded by the coding sequence ATGGGAGCAGCGCACAATCGACAATGGCGGCTCGCAGAGCTACCGACCGGCGAACCGACGGCCGACAATTTCGAACTGACTGAGGACCCGATCCCAGAGCCGGGCCCAAAGGAGGTGCTCGTCCGGTCCGAGTACCTCTCCGTCGATCCGTACATGCGCGGGCGGATGCGCGACAGCGAGTCCTACGCTGACCCGTGGCCCGTCGGCGAACCGATGCGAGCACGGGCCGTCGGCACGGTCGTCGAATCGAACCACGCCGCGTTCGAGGCCGGTGACACCGTCTTGGGCAATCTGTACTGGGCCGAGTACGCGGTCGTCGACGGCACCGCCCTCGAGACAGTCAATACGGGGACGGCACCGGTCTCGACGGCACTACACGTCCTCGGGATGCCCGGCCGGACCGCCTACGTCGGCACCGTCGATGTTGGCGAGGTCGAACCAGGCGATACGGTCGTCGTCTCCGCCGCGGCCGGCGCGGTCGGTTCCGTCGCCGGCCAGATTGCTCGGATTGCCGGCTGCCGCGTGGTCGGGATCACGGGCCGGGACGAGAAGGCCGACTGGCTCACCAACGACCTCGGCTTCGACGCGGCGATCAATTACCGCACGACCGACGACCTCTCGGCGGCGGTCGCCGACGCTTGCCCGCGCGGCGTCGACCTCTACTTCGAGAACGTTGGTGGGGAGGTGACCGACGCCGTCATGGACCACCTCGTCGACCACTCTCGCGTGGCCGTCTGCGGGAAGATTGCTCTCTACAACGCGGAAGAAGGCGACGACCGACTACGTGGTCCGCGGCGCCTCCACCAGCGGACCCGCACTCGCGTTGAGGGGTTTATCGTCAGCGATCACGCCGATCGGTTCGACCACATCAATGCGCGGCTCCGGCGGTGGGTCGAGGAGGACCGGCTTCAGTATCGAGAGACGGTCACCGACGACATCGAGAACGCTGCCGATGCGTTCCTGGGGCTGTTCGACGGGACGAACATTGGGAAACAGCTCGTCCGGATCGACGCGGACTAA
- a CDS encoding DMT family transporter — protein sequence MTNIEDVLLFGALALVWGTAFTAIEIGLETLPPLLFAAARLDIAAVIFIGAVLLSRLRWLPQTKADLALILSNGILVIGAHFAFSFIGQSYVTSGVAAVILSFTPIITPVIAIRVLSTERIYITDIIGLGTGLAGVIAIAIAGGSFDGQFLGIGLLLASAVVFALGSVLTERWSAGLPTMALYAWSMVTGAVFLHATAYAYSGATFRNVTWTPSAAVALAYLGIFATAGGFLLYFTLLNRIGATNISLINYASPVVATVFGAVLLGEQITIATVTGFALIVVGFVLCNIRPLWQLVQSTRTIAGSDRVLERDEVCIQGDVYKTQSDSQNYLQPGD from the coding sequence ATGACAAATATAGAAGACGTGTTGTTGTTTGGTGCGCTCGCACTTGTCTGGGGAACAGCCTTTACAGCGATCGAAATCGGGCTAGAAACACTGCCACCGCTCCTCTTCGCAGCGGCTCGGTTAGATATTGCCGCGGTCATTTTTATCGGAGCGGTGCTACTCAGCCGGCTCCGGTGGCTCCCCCAGACGAAAGCAGACCTCGCTCTCATCCTCTCGAACGGCATCCTCGTCATTGGAGCGCACTTTGCGTTCTCGTTCATCGGCCAGAGTTACGTCACGAGTGGTGTCGCTGCGGTCATCCTCAGTTTCACGCCGATCATTACGCCGGTCATCGCTATCCGTGTCCTCTCAACAGAACGGATCTACATCACGGATATCATTGGACTAGGTACTGGGCTCGCTGGCGTGATCGCTATTGCAATTGCTGGCGGATCCTTCGACGGACAATTCCTCGGCATTGGGCTTCTCTTGGCGTCCGCAGTCGTCTTCGCGCTCGGCTCCGTACTGACAGAACGCTGGTCAGCGGGCCTCCCGACGATGGCACTCTACGCGTGGTCGATGGTTACCGGGGCGGTATTCCTTCACGCGACAGCGTACGCCTATTCAGGAGCAACGTTCCGAAATGTAACGTGGACGCCGTCAGCGGCCGTCGCGCTCGCATATCTTGGGATTTTCGCAACAGCTGGCGGGTTCCTCCTGTATTTCACTTTGCTGAACAGAATCGGTGCAACGAATATCAGCCTCATCAACTACGCATCACCCGTTGTGGCGACGGTTTTCGGTGCAGTCCTTCTTGGTGAGCAAATTACCATAGCGACCGTCACCGGATTCGCGCTCATCGTTGTCGGATTCGTGCTTTGCAATATCCGGCCGCTCTGGCAGCTTGTCCAGTCTACTCGAACCATAGCCGGAAGTGACCGAGTGCTTGAACGTGATGAAGTCTGCATCCAAGGTGATGTCTACAAGACACAGTCTGACTCACAGAACTACCTGCAGCCAGGTGATTAA